The following is a genomic window from Hyperolius riggenbachi isolate aHypRig1 chromosome 4, aHypRig1.pri, whole genome shotgun sequence.
atcatttgaatcggatcattgaaaagatccagatctttgaactgaatcatttgaatcattttactagggaagcagactgggggtgaaatgactagcaggacaggactttccctgcactgtacattctgtatgttcctgtttcttccagacagacatccactgtgaaccgaatcgttcattgtggtgatccggatgattcgactcacaaaaaagatctggatcaaatgaacaatttgttcatgatccggacaacactacaagtcccaccacgagtcaccacagtgcagtgaatattaattagccatgtggctggccgcggaggaggaggggagacctcctccagcattactgagcatgtgcaaatagtctaacgtggcttacccaagtataacgtacagcatgcagcactttgtttaaacgtgctgcgttactatgtaacgcaacgtgtgcactgtgaactgtttgattgattttacagtgctgtgagttaggctgtgttactggctgctgtaacgtgggactttaacgtcctactgtgaaaccagccttaagatcCAAAGGTTTCCCCCCGGGAgctgtttttccccttaaaatacCCTTTTATTCAGGCCAACACTTCATGATGAACACTGTTGAATTTGGGTTATACTAGCTatccccctcccccgccaaccctTACACAATTCACCCACCAAGATCCAAGCCAAGCCAGTGTCTCCTGACACCCACAGATAAGTTATCACTAAAAATGGCCAGACCAGGCTACCTTCCACTCATCCCCATGAGTAACTATAGCTATTAGCAAACTCTATTGatctgactaaaggtggccacacacaatacaattaaatgaccacattttatggcaatttgataaaaatgattggttatacagaaaaatcaaaagctttttttttaaatgtctcttTTTTTCAATATAAGTCGATCAGAAGTAATGGATttctctgatcaatttttatgaaaattgaatggtgtattgAAGATTGTTAATTTCTTTATATATAGACCCAAGCAGTTTTTCAgtgttttcaatcttttttttataattgggggAAATTTGAacccgtgtgtggtacattggtgagATTTTTATAAATGTTAGGGTGCATGCACACATTTGATTtcgtttggccaatcactggtgAATTTTACCcgtagtatgaaggccaacagattgTGAAAACTATTACCAGATTGTGTAAATAAGCTCTTATgttgcatggaagtggtaaaattggccaatcaaaattggatgtgtgtgtatgcaaccttaagcctggtacacactttcaattatgattggccaatcactgaccaattttaccacttccatgtagtatgagggtcaaataTTGAGTACTAtgggcagattgtgtaggtaagctctcatagaacatggaggtggaaaaattggtcatCGATTGGACAAACAAGATTGAaagtgtgtgtaccaggctttaccatcagaaaaaaataatagtaatttttGAATTAAGTACAAATTTtaaaattgtacggtgtgtggccaccttaactctgcaGCAAAATCTGCCAGTTTATGTGAATGCTTTGTATGATAACAATTAATTAGTTTAACTTCGATAAAGTGTCGGCAGTAAATTCTGCTTTtctaaaaagaataataatagtaataaaattcaataaaagaaATGCTATAAACATAGATTGGAGCTCTGCAAGTTATTTACTCATGCAGTGTTATTAAAAACGATATTTTCGTGCCAATCTGCAGCCAGAAATGAATGGGATACCCTGCAGCATATGCAGAATCCATACATCATAATGGGGACAGCCATATGCTGATTAGCTGTACCACTGTCACAGCACCCTGCTCTTTAAGCATGAAATCTGTACTGAAAGTGGCCTCTCTATATATTCCCATCTTCCTGCTTTAGCaaatcctggtacacactttctatTATGAATGTCACATCatggaccaattttacccccactgtgtagtatgagggtttacctatactgtctgctcatagtattcaatatctgatactcatactacatggatatGATAAAATTGGTAATTGATTGGCCAACCATAActgatagtgtgtaccaggcttaacacaGTAGGACAAAGGACAGTCTATATTTGAGCAATGTGAATATCTGTATTTTGCATACACCAGAAAAGGTAAGTAAGCTGCAGTAATGTTTGCCATTTATCCTTATGATGTGTAAAGCTAGACTTGAGGGACTGCTTACTGCTAAACAAGACCGGAGTTTCACCTTAACAACAATTGGAAGGTAAAGTGTTCCCTGCTTTTTCTAATCTAATCTAAATACTGAGTTGCCAatgcccaaagaaaaaaaaatatatatatatgtaatacaaatgaacacattcTTCTTCGAAATGaattctgcacttgctgtgtagtTGCAGGAAATTTAATTTCCTTTTGAAAAGTGCTGTGAATGGTATGTAATAACACTCAGGCTCAAAGTCTATCAGTGAGAAAACCTTGTCGAGATACAATTTTGCCTTCAAGTTGTGGCTGCCTGTACACACAGTTTAGAAGCAAGTAGCAAAAAATGTGTAAGGAGGGCAAATCTGCATAGAAGATAGTTTGAAGGAGACTAAGCTGGACATCATGGGGATGTATCTGTTGTTCTAAAAATGAAAGAATCCATAAAGCGCATTTTTCAGTATTTGGAGCTAAGAGTTCCTGCAAATGTATACTCTCTGCATCAGGGCTTGTCATTACATTTACCAATGCATTTAATACATTTAGGACAGTACTTGTCTACTTCACTGTAACTGCAGTGCATAGCTTGTATCACTCAGAGCACAAGTGGCCAAGCGATGTCCCACATTAATGTCACacaggcaaacactgaaattagaAGAACAGCAAAGAACCATATAAATGGCATCTCCTACCTAGCATTTTTATAGTCTGTTTGTTGTTCTTGTCCCTGTGAGAGGCACTAGGTCCTATAGAGtccctcttcctcttccacagCTTTCTTGCAATGAGACTGTAGAGGACAGTGAGACAGAAGACAGGTAAGAAGAAGAAGACACTGGAGGTCCACACCATGATTGTAAGCAGACCTGACTTCACAGCATATTCTGTAGCTTTACATTCATTTGTCTCTAGAGGATTGGTACCATTCTCATGTTCAACCCCAACTAAGACAAAGATGGGTCCAGCACTGACAAAAGACACTGCCCAGATGACAAAGATGACCAGCTTCACCCTTCCCTTAGTGATGACCACTTTGGCTTTCAGAGGGAAACAGATGGCAAAATACCTTTCCACACTCAGGGCTGTGATATTGAGAATTGTGGAATAAGTGCAACTTTCGCTGACAAACTGAAAGAGCTTGCACAAAAGGCTCCCGAAATTCCAgggtctgtactgccacagtctgtACAGGTCAAGGGGCATGCAGATAAAGATGAGCAGGTCTGAAAACGCCATGCTGGACAGATACAGGTTTGTGGTAGTCCTCATGTCCTTGTACTTGGACACCACCAACATGGTCATGATGTTCCCAAATATCCCAATAAGAAAAAGAATGATACAGGTGACAGTTATTCCTGTTAGCACTGGAACTGGGAAAAGGTATAACGGTATGTCAGACCAGGAGTTATTATTATAGTAGTAATAATCCATGCTTGTGTTTTCTGCTTGAGGAGTCTCATTGAAGGTAGATCTTACCTGGCCATGTACAAGATAGTGAGACAATCCAGCCTCCATAGCCATCAATAATAATTGTTAATCTCTGGCATTTCTTCATttccaccttaaaaaaaaaataacatacggTTCCAAGAAACTTTAGGTAAACCTATAAATGCACCAAAGTGCACGTGCTTCAATAACAGGTGCACAGCCCATAGTGTCCACCAGGCTAATGTCACACTTCAGGCATCCATGTAGACATTACTGTATATTCAAAGAATGCCCTCAGGAGCAGGTCCAGGTCCATCTTCCAGTGCATCTCAGGTTGTCTGTCCAAAACAGGATTATTGGAATATGATATATTCACTTGCTTAAAAGTATACAACAAGTGGCAATACTGCTCTGACATCCTCACCAGACTTACTGGCTATTGTATTCCTTTATACTTTCCCAGTATATGCTAGGAGTGCACAGCTACTTGTCTTAGGTGAGGACAGTGCACATCCTCTGTTTGCAGAGTACACTGGCACTGTGCAATGTGTCTGTGCAGCTTGCCTGGTGGAGAGGATCCGATGCACGGAGCTCAGCAGCACGCCCATTCTCCCTCCCCTGCAGCATTTCTCTGGATGACTCTCGCTATTATGCTGCTGAGAGACACTCAACTCCTGCACAATGTATGTGAAGTTTGTTTGACCGTGAATGGAAATAAAAATGATCTCTGACACAAACCATACTGGATTTTGTTGACTTTTCTCCCCAGCTGCtgcttcaaaaacaaaacaaattgtgAATGAATACGACCCTCCATATAAATATGGTTTAAAGCGCACccaaggcaacatgtgacataatt
Proteins encoded in this region:
- the GHSR gene encoding growth hormone secretagogue receptor type 1, producing the protein MEAGLSHYLVHGQVRSTFNETPQAENTSMDYYYYNNNSWSDIPLYLFPVPVLTGITVTCIILFLIGIFGNIMTMLVVSKYKDMRTTTNLYLSSMAFSDLLIFICMPLDLYRLWQYRPWNFGSLLCKLFQFVSESCTYSTILNITALSVERYFAICFPLKAKVVITKGRVKLVIFVIWAVSFVSAGPIFVLVGVEHENGTNPLETNECKATEYAVKSGLLTIMVWTSSVFFFLPVFCLTVLYSLIARKLWKRKRDSIGPSASHRDKNNKQTIKMLAVVVFAFILCWLPFHVARYLFSKSFEAGSLEIALISQYCNLVSFVLFYLSAAINPILYNIMSKKYRAAACRLFRLKRISRKAPYTTNEGSSPVWTESNIST